In Arthrobacter sp. UKPF54-2, the following are encoded in one genomic region:
- the rplA gene encoding 50S ribosomal protein L1, which translates to MAKRSKAYEAAAAKIDAEKFYAPFEAVTLAKDTNPSKFDATVEVAFRLGVDPRKADQMVRGTVNLPHGTGKVARVLVFATGDKAEAAIAAGADFVGSDDLIEKIAGGWTDFDAAVATPDLMGKVGRLGKVLGPRNLMPNPKTGTVTADVAKAVNDIKGGKIDFRVDKHSNLHFIIGKVSFDAVKLAENYAAALEEVLRLKPSASKGRYIQKATVATTFGPGISVDPAVTKVLTEA; encoded by the coding sequence ATGGCAAAGCGCAGCAAAGCATATGAGGCAGCCGCCGCCAAGATCGACGCGGAGAAGTTCTACGCGCCGTTCGAGGCAGTGACGCTCGCCAAGGACACCAACCCGTCCAAGTTCGACGCCACCGTTGAGGTCGCGTTCCGCCTCGGCGTCGACCCCCGCAAGGCCGACCAGATGGTCCGCGGCACCGTCAACCTGCCGCACGGCACCGGTAAGGTCGCCCGCGTCCTGGTCTTCGCCACCGGCGACAAGGCTGAAGCCGCCATCGCGGCCGGCGCCGACTTCGTTGGTTCCGACGACCTGATCGAAAAGATCGCCGGCGGCTGGACCGACTTCGACGCCGCCGTCGCCACCCCTGACCTCATGGGCAAGGTTGGCCGCCTCGGTAAGGTCCTCGGCCCGCGCAACCTGATGCCGAACCCGAAGACCGGCACCGTGACCGCTGACGTTGCGAAGGCTGTCAACGACATCAAGGGCGGCAAGATCGACTTCCGCGTCGACAAGCACTCGAACCTGCACTTCATCATCGGCAAGGTTTCCTTCGACGCCGTCAAGCTGGCCGAGAACTACGCCGCGGCCCTGGAAGAGGTTCTCCGCCTCAAGCCGTCCGCTTCCAAGGGCCGCTACATCCAGAAGGCCACCGTCGCCACGACGTTCGGCCCGGGTATCTCGGTTGACCCCGCCGTCACCAAGGTCCTGACCGAGGCCTAA
- a CDS encoding GNAT family N-acetyltransferase, giving the protein MTAATYHIEPLSLPESLDAPDAAEFHEFGRLCDAITREIWGSMDRATADQARLRFWRDNAYSRTRIFFVRLEGRMVAKAWVRFEQQENLGSALLQVAVLQPYSGRGIGRALLAHTEALAAADGRTVLKSYTEHPADFDAEGPDVLVPLTGTGALPAAARGVRFATAAGYRLEQVERYSSLDVAAALPGLEPLEREARTKAAGYELLGWTDHCPDDLVAQLAVLMSRMSTDAPTGGLSYDEEVWDTARVRHVEETWKRAGNTSLVTAARHLGSGELAAYSVLELAPGKPWLAEQDDTLVAAAHRGHRLGMLVKIANLRRLADYPDVRRVTTFNAAENDHMLAINVALGFRPAGWDGEWQKTVEPGAAAAAD; this is encoded by the coding sequence GTGACTGCCGCAACGTACCACATCGAACCACTTTCCCTGCCCGAGTCCCTTGACGCGCCCGACGCCGCCGAGTTCCACGAATTCGGCCGGCTCTGCGACGCCATCACCCGGGAAATATGGGGCAGTATGGACCGCGCGACGGCGGACCAGGCGCGGCTGCGTTTCTGGCGGGACAACGCCTATTCACGGACACGGATCTTCTTCGTGCGGCTGGAGGGCAGAATGGTGGCGAAGGCCTGGGTCCGCTTCGAGCAGCAGGAAAACCTGGGCAGCGCCCTGCTGCAGGTTGCCGTACTGCAGCCCTACTCCGGCCGTGGGATCGGCCGCGCGCTGCTCGCCCACACCGAAGCCCTGGCCGCCGCCGACGGCCGCACGGTCCTGAAGAGTTACACGGAACATCCGGCAGACTTCGACGCCGAGGGTCCGGACGTGCTCGTACCGTTGACCGGCACCGGTGCGCTGCCGGCCGCTGCCCGCGGTGTCCGCTTCGCCACGGCGGCGGGCTACCGGCTGGAACAGGTCGAGCGGTACAGCAGCCTGGATGTCGCCGCAGCCCTTCCCGGACTGGAACCCCTGGAACGGGAGGCCCGGACCAAAGCCGCCGGGTATGAGCTGCTGGGCTGGACAGACCATTGCCCGGACGATCTCGTGGCGCAACTCGCGGTCCTGATGTCGCGGATGAGCACGGATGCGCCGACGGGCGGCCTCAGCTACGACGAGGAAGTCTGGGACACTGCCCGCGTCCGCCATGTCGAGGAAACGTGGAAGCGGGCCGGCAACACGTCGCTCGTGACGGCGGCACGCCACCTGGGCAGTGGCGAGCTGGCGGCCTACTCAGTGCTTGAACTGGCGCCCGGCAAGCCCTGGCTGGCCGAGCAGGACGACACCCTCGTGGCCGCGGCCCACCGCGGCCACCGCCTGGGGATGCTCGTCAAGATCGCCAACCTGCGGCGCCTTGCCGACTACCCGGACGTCCGGCGTGTCACCACGTTCAACGCTGCCGAAAACGACCACATGCTGGCCATCAACGTCGCCCTCGGATTCCGGCCGGCCGGCTGGGACGGGGAGTGGCAGAAGACGGTTGAGCCGGGAGCTGCCGCCGCTGCGGACTAG
- a CDS encoding GNAT family N-acetyltransferase has protein sequence MANEVQVEQLWIPDSLDGPDAADFLAAVEVGRKVRMQTWGSDDLAYAPLEKLLEMSDPYERQVILVARVDGVIVGTVDIALPLSDNLDLAEFTLDILPEFQGRGVGRRLLEAAERFARDEGRHTILIDTNHPGATLGDSKAGQLIPGSGLGFVPLNSREVEFAQHTGYTLQHIEQFSSCALPLDSKLVADLQAEAEEANAGRYRLHHWTDRCPEQWLEAVAALENRAGEDGIPGADDAALVFDGGILREAEDVAIAQGRRTVVTAVEHIASGALVGLTTISVLALRPDVVFQDDTVVLREHRGNKLGLLIKVANMERLTEQFPDARVLYTWNAPENRYLLTVNKQLGFTTAGVTGIWQKELPDFGPSIS, from the coding sequence ATGGCAAACGAGGTACAGGTCGAGCAGCTCTGGATTCCGGATTCGCTGGACGGACCGGATGCGGCAGACTTCCTTGCCGCCGTCGAAGTGGGGCGCAAGGTCCGGATGCAGACGTGGGGGAGCGACGACCTCGCCTACGCCCCGCTCGAGAAGCTGCTGGAAATGTCGGACCCGTACGAGCGGCAGGTGATCCTGGTGGCCCGGGTCGACGGCGTGATCGTCGGGACCGTTGACATCGCGCTGCCTCTCTCGGACAACCTGGACCTCGCCGAATTCACCCTGGACATCCTGCCCGAGTTCCAGGGGCGCGGCGTCGGCCGGCGGTTGCTGGAGGCGGCGGAACGCTTCGCCCGGGACGAGGGCCGCCATACCATCCTGATCGACACGAACCATCCCGGAGCCACGCTGGGGGACAGCAAAGCGGGGCAGCTGATCCCCGGCTCCGGCCTCGGGTTCGTTCCGCTCAACAGCCGGGAGGTGGAGTTCGCCCAGCACACCGGCTACACCCTCCAGCACATCGAGCAGTTCAGCTCCTGCGCCCTGCCGCTGGACAGCAAGCTCGTTGCCGACCTGCAGGCCGAGGCGGAGGAAGCCAACGCCGGGCGCTACCGGCTGCACCACTGGACGGACCGCTGCCCGGAGCAATGGCTGGAGGCCGTGGCGGCGCTGGAGAACCGGGCCGGCGAGGACGGCATCCCCGGCGCCGACGACGCCGCCCTGGTGTTCGACGGCGGGATCCTCCGCGAGGCGGAAGACGTCGCCATCGCGCAGGGCCGCCGGACGGTGGTCACCGCCGTCGAACACATCGCCAGCGGGGCCCTGGTGGGGCTGACCACCATCAGTGTCCTGGCGCTGCGCCCCGACGTCGTCTTCCAGGACGACACCGTTGTCCTGCGCGAGCACCGCGGCAACAAGCTGGGGCTGCTGATCAAGGTGGCCAACATGGAACGGCTCACCGAACAGTTCCCGGACGCCCGGGTGCTCTACACCTGGAACGCCCCGGAAAACCGCTACCTGCTGACCGTAAACAAGCAGCTCGGCTTCACCACCGCCGGCGTGACGGGCATCTGGCAAAAGGAGCTGCCCGACTTCGGACCCAGCATCAGCTGA
- the rplJ gene encoding 50S ribosomal protein L10, protein MATPTKVSAVAEITNDFKESNAAVLTEYRGLTVAQLKQLRVSLGQDTKFAVVKNTLTAIAAKEAGVEAFDGQLAGPTAIAFIKGDAVAAAKSLTDFAKANKQLVIKTGYFEGKALNASEVAALAALESRELQLAKVAGILKAPAAAAARIIDALRLKLEEENGAPAAAEAPAAEEAPAAEAAETEAPAEAAATEEN, encoded by the coding sequence ATGGCAACGCCTACCAAGGTTTCAGCAGTAGCTGAGATCACTAACGATTTCAAGGAATCGAACGCCGCTGTCCTGACCGAATACCGTGGGCTCACCGTTGCACAGCTCAAGCAGCTGCGTGTTTCTCTCGGCCAGGACACCAAGTTCGCGGTCGTCAAGAACACCCTGACCGCTATTGCAGCCAAGGAAGCCGGTGTCGAAGCATTCGACGGCCAGCTTGCCGGCCCCACTGCAATCGCGTTCATCAAGGGTGACGCAGTTGCAGCTGCCAAGAGCCTGACGGATTTTGCCAAGGCCAACAAGCAGCTGGTCATCAAGACCGGTTACTTCGAGGGCAAGGCACTGAACGCCAGCGAAGTTGCTGCCCTGGCAGCACTCGAGTCCCGCGAGCTGCAGCTCGCCAAGGTTGCAGGCATCCTCAAGGCTCCTGCTGCCGCTGCTGCACGCATCATCGACGCCCTGCGCCTCAAGCTTGAAGAAGAGAACGGTGCACCGGCAGCTGCCGAAGCGCCCGCCGCTGAAGAAGCCCCGGCCGCAGAAGCA